The proteins below come from a single Falco peregrinus isolate bFalPer1 chromosome Z, bFalPer1.pri, whole genome shotgun sequence genomic window:
- the GADD45G gene encoding growth arrest and DNA damage-inducible protein GADD45 gamma isoform X2, whose translation MTLEEVHGQEPVPAGHDWDPDNVAFCVLAADEEDEGDIALQIHFTLIQAFCCENDIDIVRVNDVAKLAAIVGPSEDPGEPRDLHCILITNPDEDGWKDPALEKLNLFCEECRNVNDWVPTITLPE comes from the exons ATGACTCTGGAGGAAGTCCACGGACAGGAACCAGTGCCTGCGGGCCACGACTG GGACCCTGACAACGTCGCCTTCTGCGTGCTGGCCGCAGACGAGGAGGACGAGGGGGACATTGCCCTGCAGATCCACTTCACCCTGATCCAGGCCTTCTGCTGCGAGAACGACATTGACATCGTGCGAGTGAACGACGTGGCCAAGCTGGCTGCCATCGTGGGGCCCAGCGAGGATCCCGGCGAGCCGCGGGACCTGCACTGCATCCTCATCACG AACCCAGATGAAGATGGCTGGAAGGACCCTGCCCTTGAAAAGCTGAACTTGTTTTGTGAGGAGTGCCGAAATGTCAATGACTGGGTACCAACTATTACCCTGCCTGAGTGA
- the GADD45G gene encoding growth arrest and DNA damage-inducible protein GADD45 gamma isoform X1 has translation MTLEEVHGQEPVPAGHDWMQGAGKALHELLVSAQRRGCLTAGVYESAKLMNVDPDNVAFCVLAADEEDEGDIALQIHFTLIQAFCCENDIDIVRVNDVAKLAAIVGPSEDPGEPRDLHCILITNPDEDGWKDPALEKLNLFCEECRNVNDWVPTITLPE, from the exons ATGACTCTGGAGGAAGTCCACGGACAGGAACCAGTGCCTGCGGGCCACGACTG GATGCAGGGCGCCGGCAAGGCCCTCCACGAGCTGCTGGTGTCGGCGCAGCGCCGCGGCTGCCTCACCGCCGGGGTCTACGAGTCGGCCAAGCTGATGAACGT GGACCCTGACAACGTCGCCTTCTGCGTGCTGGCCGCAGACGAGGAGGACGAGGGGGACATTGCCCTGCAGATCCACTTCACCCTGATCCAGGCCTTCTGCTGCGAGAACGACATTGACATCGTGCGAGTGAACGACGTGGCCAAGCTGGCTGCCATCGTGGGGCCCAGCGAGGATCCCGGCGAGCCGCGGGACCTGCACTGCATCCTCATCACG AACCCAGATGAAGATGGCTGGAAGGACCCTGCCCTTGAAAAGCTGAACTTGTTTTGTGAGGAGTGCCGAAATGTCAATGACTGGGTACCAACTATTACCCTGCCTGAGTGA